The following are from one region of the Arcobacter defluvii genome:
- a CDS encoding ABC transporter ATP-binding protein, whose amino-acid sequence METKKTIIEFKNIVKTYGVGEAQTFALNGVSFTINEGEFIAIMGASGSGKSTSMNMIGCLDKPSSGEYFFNGINVEKLNRNQMALLRRNYLGFVFQGFNLLGRTSALENVELPLIYRKVPAKERKTLAFEALKKVGLESVAHHTPAELSGGQQQRVAIARAIVTNPLVLLADEPTGNLDSIKSLEIMNLLKQLNEESGITIIMVTHEEEMAKFANRVIYFRDGHIEDSLKKGFK is encoded by the coding sequence ATGGAAACTAAAAAAACTATCATTGAATTTAAAAATATTGTAAAAACTTATGGTGTAGGAGAAGCTCAAACTTTTGCTTTAAATGGAGTAAGTTTTACAATAAATGAAGGTGAATTCATCGCTATCATGGGAGCAAGTGGTAGTGGAAAATCAACTTCTATGAATATGATAGGATGTTTGGATAAACCAAGTAGTGGCGAATATTTTTTTAATGGAATTAATGTTGAAAAATTAAATAGAAATCAAATGGCACTTTTACGAAGAAATTATTTAGGATTTGTTTTTCAAGGCTTTAATTTATTAGGAAGAACATCAGCATTAGAAAATGTTGAATTACCTTTGATTTATAGAAAAGTTCCAGCAAAAGAAAGAAAAACTTTAGCATTTGAAGCTTTAAAAAAAGTTGGTCTTGAAAGTGTTGCTCATCATACTCCTGCTGAATTAAGTGGTGGACAGCAGCAACGTGTTGCAATTGCAAGGGCAATTGTAACAAATCCTTTAGTTTTATTAGCTGATGAACCAACAGGAAATCTTGATAGTATAAAAAGTTTAGAAATTATGAATTTATTAAAACAGTTAAATGAAGAATCAGGAATTACTATAATTATGGTAACACATGAGGAAGAGATGGCAAAATTTGCAAATAGAGTTATCTATTTTAGAGATGGTCATATTGAAGATAGTTTGAAAAAAGGATTTAAATAA
- a CDS encoding efflux RND transporter periplasmic adaptor subunit encodes MQDTKLIKELDNYGNKKSKKVYFWMILIGLLVLVGAYYYFIYKKNQNVQTVEYLTKKVTRGDLSVVVNATGNLNPTNSVDIGIEVSGTIKEIYVDFNDEVEVGQVLAKLDTTKLQSEVDSLTASLTIAKANQKESEVNLRNKKSVYDRTLKMFKSSGGKYPSQNELDDTKFTYEAAISSLEASKAKVEQAVYNLKTAQQNLEKAVVKSSIKGIVLNREVEVGQTVAASMSTPTLFTLAKDLTNMDLIVSIDEADVADIKKDLPVSFSVDAYPNRIFQGKIKQVRLNPVDVNGVITYETVVSVNNEELLLRPGMTATAKIITKQSKDKLIIPNGALRFKLKNQTLEKQTTMNFVGPPKRPSGDNGAKNIAKKEFSTIYVLENNQPKKMMIKVLDTDGKSTTIESKDLKIDDEVIISQKSDNGN; translated from the coding sequence ATGCAAGATACAAAATTGATTAAAGAATTAGATAATTATGGAAATAAGAAATCAAAAAAAGTATATTTTTGGATGATTTTGATTGGCTTATTAGTATTAGTTGGAGCGTATTATTATTTTATATATAAAAAGAATCAAAATGTTCAAACAGTTGAATACTTAACAAAAAAAGTTACTAGAGGAGATTTATCTGTTGTTGTAAATGCAACGGGAAATTTAAATCCTACAAATAGCGTTGATATTGGTATTGAGGTATCAGGAACGATAAAAGAAATTTATGTAGATTTTAATGATGAGGTTGAAGTAGGGCAAGTTTTAGCAAAACTTGATACAACAAAATTACAATCAGAAGTTGATAGTTTAACAGCATCATTAACTATTGCAAAAGCAAACCAAAAAGAGAGTGAAGTAAATCTTAGAAATAAAAAGTCTGTTTATGATAGAACTTTAAAAATGTTTAAAAGTTCAGGTGGAAAATATCCATCACAAAATGAATTAGATGATACAAAATTCACTTATGAAGCTGCAATATCATCTTTGGAAGCTTCAAAAGCTAAGGTTGAGCAAGCAGTTTATAATCTAAAAACAGCTCAACAAAATCTTGAAAAAGCTGTAGTAAAATCTTCTATTAAAGGTATTGTTTTAAATAGAGAAGTTGAAGTTGGACAAACTGTTGCTGCTTCAATGTCAACTCCAACTTTATTTACTTTGGCAAAAGATTTGACAAATATGGATTTGATTGTAAGTATAGATGAAGCGGATGTTGCAGATATTAAAAAAGATTTACCAGTTAGTTTTTCAGTTGATGCATATCCAAATAGAATATTTCAAGGGAAAATAAAACAAGTAAGATTAAATCCAGTTGATGTAAATGGAGTAATTACTTATGAAACAGTAGTTTCAGTGAATAATGAAGAATTACTTTTAAGACCAGGTATGACAGCAACTGCTAAGATTATTACTAAACAAAGCAAAGATAAGTTAATTATTCCAAATGGTGCTTTACGATTTAAATTAAAAAATCAAACTTTAGAAAAACAAACAACAATGAATTTTGTAGGACCTCCAAAACGTCCATCAGGTGATAATGGAGCTAAAAATATAGCAAAAAAAGAGTTTTCTACAATATATGTTTTAGAAAATAATCAGCCGAAAAAAATGATGATTAAAGTTTTAGATACAGATGGTAAATCAACAACAATTGAATCAAAAGATTTAAAAATTGATGATGAGGTAATAATCTCTCAAAAGAGTGATAATGGAAACTAA